ACGGGCGGGAGGAACTGTGGCCACATCGCCAGTCTGTACCTCTCCCCGGGCCACGAAACCCATTTTCCCCGGGAGTCACGGGACAGATCCGGCCTCTGAATGCAGTCGTATGGGGCTCATACTGCGGTTTTACCAGTTAGTCCGCGGCAAACCCGAGATGTGGCAACCTTTCTTACTCAGGAAAGCCTGCGGCCCGCGCCGCGGGGCGGAGCGTGCAGGGCCTAGGCGGGGCCCTGGGCTCTGGCAGATGACCGGGCAGCGGCCAGTGAGCCCCACCCGGGGCTCGACTGGCAGCCCGGGGGAGCTGGCGGGCTGCAGACCCAAGCGGGGCCTGCCGGGAAAGGGGCGGAACGATCGCGCAGGGCCGAGGGGTTGGTCCGCGGCGGGGGCGGGGTCGCGTCTGCCGCAGCAACAGGGCGCGGCCGGTTTGGGGGCGCGCGTGTGGGCCCAGCTTCCAGGAAGGTGGGACCGCCGCGTTCCTGCTGGTCTCCCAGCTCTGCACGCCCCTGCCCTTCCCGAGACCCCAGCCCCGCCGCCTCCCGCTTCCGGGAAggtgagtgggggaggggagatgaaGCCTGGGGCTGCAGAGGATGTGCCTGGTGGGGAAAGGTCTGGGGCCCTCAGGCGCGGGAGGGCTTCATCCGATAAAGGGGAAAGAGCGTGCACGCGTAGGAAAGGGTCCTTGGGAATCTTAGGAATTTCACAGAGAAGAGACTTAGCGGACCTCTGGGCACCGAAGGAATTGAGCGGTAGCGGGTGCAGACTGGGTGGGTCTGTCGGAAGGGAAAGGGTTCCCTCCCTTGGCCGCCACAGCGCTCCTTTCCCATCTGCAAAagcttcttcttcctctcctccagcTCCGATTTGAACCATGTTTTTCACTTGTGGCCCAAATGAGGCCATGGTGGTCTCGGGTAAGTATTCTCTTTCCCACAAGTGAACCCCGAACCCCTATAAGTCCGGtctctgccccttcctccccctACCAGCTCCCGACCCCAGACCCCAAGCTTCTGCCCCCTCATGACCTCAAGCTACCTGCTTGAGTTAGGAACTCCCAACTCCAAGGCCCAGTCTGCCTTCCCCAAAAGCTCCCATATCCTCTCCTGTGGGTTGTTCCTACCCTCAAGTTCTTCATTCCAACACATCCTAGCTGTATCGTGGCTGCATAATGCCTTCACTTTGCAGGTTTCTGCCGAAGCCCCCCAGTCATGGTGGCTGGAGGAAGAGTCTTTGTACTGCCTTGCATTCAGCAAATTCAGAGGTAAGTAGGAAGAGAACCAAGGAAGGGGAACCTCAGTTTTCACTCTACTCTTTTTCTTACTGTCAACCCCTTCTTTTTCCCCCCGTAGGATTTCTCTCAACACACTGACCCTCAATGTCAAGAGTGAAAAGGTTTATACTCGCCATGGGGTCCCCATCTCAGTCACGGGCATTGCCCAGGTGAGGCTTTCAAAGCCTTTCCCCACCAAAGTCCACTTCCCAGTCTCTCTGTCCCACACATTAAGGATTTTCTGACCATGGCCTTCTCAATatttgcctcaaaaaaaaaaatgtctctgctATTGTCCTACTACAGCCACCCAAGGCACttggctcctcctcctctttctccctgaGATAGAAGAAACTGCTCTTAGAggctttcccttccctccctgcttCTTCCTTGGCTTCATGATACCTAATGACATCCCTCCCCATCCCTACTCTGGCTGCAGGTGAAAATACAGGGGCAGAACAAGGAAATGTTGGCGGCTGCCTGCCAGATGTTCCTGGGAAAGACAGAGGCTGAGATTGCTCACATTGCCCTGGAGACGCTGGAGGGTCACCAGAGGGCTATAATGGCCCACATGACTGTGGAGGTGGGCTTGGGGACAAGGAAGCATCCAGTAGAGATGCCATACTGAATGGAGCCTAAGGACTCAGCTAATCTGTGAGACATGGTGGATCTGAGAGCTTAAATTCCTACCATTCTTTTGTCTTAGGAGATCTATAAGGATAGACAGAAATTTTCAGAGCAAGTTTTCAAAGTAGCCTCCTCGGACCTGGTCAACATGGGCATCAGCGTTGTTAGCTACACTCTGAAGGACATTCACGATGACCAGGTGAAACTAGGCAGCTATTTCTTCCCTACTTCCTTGCTTCCATCTCAAAACCTCATGACAACTCTGGTTTCTGCACCTCTCCCATAGGACTATTtgcactctttggggaaggctcGAACAGCACAAGTCCAAAAAGATGCCCGAATTGGGGAAGCAGAAGCCAAGAGAGATGCTGGGATCCGGGTGAGAGAGATGGGAGTTGCTCTGTCACCATAGGCTTATAGGACACACAGTGAAAAATGGGTAGAAGGGGCAGAGCTAATGAAACTATAGTACTGGGTTGGCAGGAAGCTAGGTGTGGCTGTGTATTCATGCCGGTAACCCCACCTAcgctgggagactgaggcaagaggatcaaaaaaaaaaaaaagttggcggTTGTAACCAGTggcagaggacttgcctagcatgcatggccCTGTTTGAGAATTGTAAGAAGTGAGTTAGCAGGGGAAAAAATGAGGCCTGGGGTAAAGGCAGTGAAGCCTGGTGAGGGGTAGGCTCTCATCCATGGCCTTCCTCATTCTGCCCTGACTTTTCCTACCTGATCTGTGTTTGGACAGGAGGCTAAAGCCAAGCAAGAAAAGGTTTCTGCTCAGTACCTGAGTGAGATCGAGATGGCCAAGGCACAGAGGGACTATGAACTGAAGAAGGCTGCATATGACATTGAGGTCAATACTCGCCGAGCACAAGCTGATCTGGCCTATCAGCTTCAGGTGAGAGCTGCCACACTAAGCAGATGGCCAAGCTGCTTATTGCCCCTTCCTACTTCCTCCTGTGCTCTCCATTCCAGCACACCACTATTTATCATTCTAACTTTGATCTTCTTCTGGATCTCCTTTTCTGATCTACCTCCCCCCACGTGAAGAGGGACTCAAAATAC
Above is a genomic segment from Urocitellus parryii isolate mUroPar1 chromosome 8, mUroPar1.hap1, whole genome shotgun sequence containing:
- the Flot1 gene encoding flotillin-1 isoform X2 codes for the protein MRPWWSRVSAEAPQSWWLEEESLYCLAFSKFRGKISLNTLTLNVKSEKVYTRHGVPISVTGIAQVKIQGQNKEMLAAACQMFLGKTEAEIAHIALETLEGHQRAIMAHMTVEEIYKDRQKFSEQVFKVASSDLVNMGISVVSYTLKDIHDDQDYLHSLGKARTAQVQKDARIGEAEAKRDAGIREAKAKQEKVSAQYLSEIEMAKAQRDYELKKAAYDIEVNTRRAQADLAYQLQVAKTKQQIEEQRVQVQVVERAQQVAVQEQEIARREKELEARVRKPAEAERYKLERLAEAERSQLIMQAEAEAESVRMRGEAEAFAIGARARAEAEQMAKKAEAFQLYQEAAQLDMLLEKLPQVAEEISGPLTSANKITLVSSGSGTMGAAKVTGEVLDILSRLPESVERLTGVSISQVNHKPLRTA
- the Flot1 gene encoding flotillin-1 isoform X1, yielding MFFTCGPNEAMVVSGFCRSPPVMVAGGRVFVLPCIQQIQRISLNTLTLNVKSEKVYTRHGVPISVTGIAQVKIQGQNKEMLAAACQMFLGKTEAEIAHIALETLEGHQRAIMAHMTVEEIYKDRQKFSEQVFKVASSDLVNMGISVVSYTLKDIHDDQDYLHSLGKARTAQVQKDARIGEAEAKRDAGIREAKAKQEKVSAQYLSEIEMAKAQRDYELKKAAYDIEVNTRRAQADLAYQLQVAKTKQQIEEQRVQVQVVERAQQVAVQEQEIARREKELEARVRKPAEAERYKLERLAEAERSQLIMQAEAEAESVRMRGEAEAFAIGARARAEAEQMAKKAEAFQLYQEAAQLDMLLEKLPQVAEEISGPLTSANKITLVSSGSGTMGAAKVTGEVLDILSRLPESVERLTGVSISQVNHKPLRTA